In Streptomyces sp. NBC_00569, a single genomic region encodes these proteins:
- a CDS encoding SMI1/KNR4 family protein: MERDELVDAVTRLVGGDPEPLKCREEGHGAGHVCVALSDELDLAGVVDGISGRYGASRSLALRGFADPTADATTGLPLLAPFGAEVIDMRAWAHAGSWIGAGTVRVGGDVQHVVLVAERTAPVVAGLPADATWVERVVAVTGWAGAARTVDWDAVEARLGTRLPTDFKQLAEIFGYGAFDGFLTLYLPESDVLGMDLVEHAEYLAGFAAHSGTSLWEPYGIHPAPGGLLEWGSSEQADQFYWLTEGDDPDRWPVLASEDIPDSWTRFDGTAAEFIFRMLTERSHPHSVARYYDTHWFQSYEDKD, encoded by the coding sequence CGAACTGGTCGACGCCGTCACGCGGCTGGTCGGCGGCGACCCGGAGCCGTTGAAGTGCCGCGAGGAGGGGCACGGCGCAGGGCACGTGTGCGTCGCCCTGTCCGATGAACTCGACCTCGCCGGCGTGGTCGACGGGATCAGCGGCCGGTACGGGGCGTCCCGCAGTCTCGCCCTGCGCGGCTTCGCCGATCCCACCGCGGACGCCACGACCGGGCTGCCCCTGCTCGCGCCCTTCGGCGCCGAAGTGATCGACATGCGGGCCTGGGCGCACGCCGGTTCGTGGATAGGGGCCGGGACGGTCCGGGTGGGCGGCGACGTTCAGCACGTCGTCCTTGTCGCCGAGCGGACCGCGCCTGTCGTGGCGGGGCTGCCGGCCGACGCCACGTGGGTGGAGCGGGTCGTGGCCGTGACCGGGTGGGCCGGTGCGGCCCGTACGGTCGACTGGGATGCGGTGGAGGCGCGGCTCGGCACCCGGCTGCCCACGGACTTCAAGCAGCTCGCCGAGATCTTCGGATACGGCGCCTTCGACGGCTTCCTCACCCTCTACTTGCCCGAGTCCGACGTCCTCGGCATGGACCTCGTGGAGCACGCGGAGTACCTGGCCGGGTTCGCGGCCCACTCGGGCACGAGCCTGTGGGAGCCGTACGGCATCCATCCGGCGCCCGGCGGACTCCTGGAGTGGGGGTCCTCCGAGCAGGCGGACCAGTTCTACTGGCTCACCGAGGGCGACGACCCCGACCGCTGGCCCGTCCTGGCGTCGGAGGACATCCCGGATTCCTGGACCCGCTTCGACGGCACGGCCGCCGAGTTCATCTTCCGCATGCTCACTGAGCGTTCGCACCCTCACTCGGTCGCCCGCTATTACGACACCCACTGGTTCCAGAGTTACGAGGACAAGGACTAG